The following coding sequences lie in one Pseudomonas svalbardensis genomic window:
- a CDS encoding YaeQ family protein, which produces MAQPSTTYKFELNLTDLDRSVYESVKQTIARHPSETEERMTVRLLAYAFWYNEQLSFGRGLSDVDEPALWEKSLDDRVLHWIEVGQPDADRLTWCSRRTERTSLLAYGSLRVWETKVIPAIKNLKNVHIAAVPQEVLETLAKDMPRVIKWDVMISEGTIFVTDDRGQHEVQLQWLSGERG; this is translated from the coding sequence ATGGCCCAGCCGTCCACGACCTACAAGTTTGAACTGAACCTTACCGACCTCGACCGCAGCGTGTACGAGAGCGTGAAGCAGACCATCGCCCGTCACCCTTCGGAGACCGAAGAGCGCATGACCGTGCGGCTGCTGGCCTACGCCTTCTGGTACAACGAGCAGTTGTCGTTCGGTCGCGGTCTGTCAGACGTGGACGAACCAGCCCTGTGGGAAAAGAGCCTGGACGACCGCGTTCTGCACTGGATCGAAGTCGGCCAGCCAGACGCCGATCGCCTGACCTGGTGCTCGCGTCGCACCGAACGCACCAGCCTGCTGGCCTACGGCAGCCTGCGCGTCTGGGAGACCAAAGTGATCCCGGCGATCAAAAACCTGAAAAACGTGCACATCGCTGCTGTTCCGCAGGAAGTGCTGGAAACCCTGGCCAAGGACATGCCGCGGGTTATCAAGTGGGACGTGATGATCAGCGAAGGGACGATTTTCGTCACCGACGACCGTGGTCAGCATGAAGTCCAGTTGCAGTGGCTGAGCGGCGAACGCGGCTGA
- the recJ gene encoding single-stranded-DNA-specific exonuclease RecJ — protein MRIEPRLLPDTLPFLGDLPPLLTRLYAARGVLSEAELDKSLARLIPFQQLKGIDAAVDLLVTALEQCQRILIVGDFDADGATASTVGMLGLRLLGAAHVDYLVPNRFEYGYGLTPEIVEVALTRTPQLLITVDNGISSVEGVAAAKKAGLQVLVTDHHLPGDELPLADAIVNPNQPGCEFPSKALAGVGVIFYVLMALRARLRSLGWYESKPQPNIGELLDLVALGSVADVVPLDANNRILVHQGLERIRAGRARPGIKAILEVAKRDHTRITSTDLGFIVGPRLNAAGRLDDMSLGIECLLTEDAGLAREMAAQLDGMNQDRKSIEQGMQREALAQLKDLPVESMPFGLCLFDPEWHQGVIGILASRMKERYFRPTIAFADAGDGLLKGSGRSVQGFHIRDALSVVAAQHPNLISKYGGHAMAAGLTLPEANFPLFAEAFDAEVRRQLREEDLTGRLLSDGTLAVEEFHLELARALRHAGPWGQHFPEPLFHGVFQLVEQRVVGERHLKVVLKSECGSVKLDGIAFGIDRDIWPNPTIKWVELAYKLDLNEFRGNETVQLMIAHIEPR, from the coding sequence ATGCGCATCGAACCTCGCCTGTTGCCCGACACCCTGCCATTCCTCGGTGATCTGCCGCCGCTGCTGACCCGTCTTTACGCGGCGCGGGGCGTGCTGTCCGAGGCTGAACTGGACAAGAGCCTGGCGCGGTTGATTCCATTCCAGCAACTCAAAGGCATCGATGCAGCGGTGGATTTGCTGGTGACGGCGCTCGAGCAGTGTCAGCGGATTCTGATCGTCGGTGACTTCGACGCCGATGGCGCGACGGCCAGTACCGTGGGCATGCTGGGCTTGCGCTTGCTGGGCGCGGCGCACGTCGACTATTTGGTGCCGAACCGATTCGAGTACGGCTACGGCCTGACGCCGGAAATCGTTGAAGTGGCGCTGACCCGTACACCACAGTTGCTGATCACTGTGGACAACGGTATCTCCAGCGTTGAAGGCGTGGCGGCGGCGAAAAAGGCCGGGCTCCAGGTGCTGGTCACCGATCACCACTTGCCCGGTGACGAGTTGCCGTTGGCCGATGCCATCGTCAATCCCAACCAGCCAGGTTGCGAGTTTCCGAGCAAGGCGCTGGCCGGCGTGGGGGTGATTTTCTATGTGCTGATGGCCCTGCGTGCGCGTTTGCGCAGCCTCGGCTGGTACGAGAGCAAGCCGCAGCCGAACATCGGCGAGTTGCTGGACTTGGTGGCGCTGGGCAGCGTCGCCGACGTGGTACCGCTGGATGCCAACAACCGGATTCTGGTGCACCAAGGCCTGGAGCGGATTCGCGCCGGGCGCGCGCGGCCGGGGATCAAGGCGATCCTCGAAGTCGCCAAGCGTGACCACACACGCATCACCTCTACCGACCTGGGTTTCATTGTTGGCCCGCGTCTGAACGCGGCGGGGCGTCTGGATGACATGAGCCTGGGCATCGAATGCCTGCTCACCGAAGACGCCGGTCTGGCGCGTGAAATGGCCGCTCAACTCGACGGCATGAACCAGGACCGTAAATCCATTGAGCAGGGCATGCAGCGTGAAGCGCTGGCTCAACTGAAGGATTTGCCGGTCGAGTCGATGCCGTTCGGTCTGTGCCTGTTCGATCCCGAGTGGCACCAAGGTGTCATCGGAATCCTCGCATCGCGTATGAAAGAACGCTATTTCCGTCCGACCATTGCCTTTGCCGATGCCGGCGATGGCTTGCTCAAGGGCTCGGGGCGTTCGGTTCAGGGGTTTCATATTCGCGACGCGTTGAGCGTGGTGGCGGCGCAGCATCCGAACCTGATCAGCAAATACGGCGGCCATGCGATGGCGGCCGGACTGACGCTGCCGGAAGCGAACTTTCCGTTGTTCGCCGAAGCCTTTGACGCGGAAGTGCGCAGGCAATTACGCGAAGAAGACCTGACCGGGCGATTGCTGTCGGACGGCACACTGGCGGTCGAGGAATTTCACCTTGAACTGGCCCGCGCCCTGCGTCATGCCGGACCTTGGGGGCAGCACTTCCCGGAACCGCTGTTCCACGGCGTGTTCCAGTTGGTCGAGCAGCGGGTGGTCGGCGAGCGGCACCTCAAAGTGGTGCTGAAAAGCGAATGCGGCTCGGTAAAGCTGGATGGCATTGCCTTCGGAATCGACCGCGACATCTGGCCGAATCCGACCATCAAGTGGGTGGAATTGGCCTACAAACTCGACCTCAACGAGTTCCGTGGCAACGAGACGGTGCAGTTGATGATTGCCCATATCGAACCGCGTTGA
- a CDS encoding NADH:flavin oxidoreductase/NADH oxidase, whose product MSLLLEPYTLRQLTLLNRIAVSPMCQYSSIDGLANDWHLVHLGSRAVGGAGLVFTEATAVTADGRITAEDLGLWNDEQIEPLQRITRFIAAQGAVAGIQLAHAGRKASTHRPWIGKHGSVKPEDGGWVPVGPSPIAFDPQHTHPKQLDDGEIAEVIQAFVASAQRALTAGFKVVEIHAAHGYLLHQFLSPLSNQRRDQYGGSFENRIRLVLQVTEAVRAVWPEELPLFVRVSATDWVEDGWNPDETVELARRLQALGVDLIDVSSGGTAANAEIPTGPGYQTRFAERVRKESGIATGTVGMITEPAQAEHILRTCQADIIFLARELLRDPYWPLHADDDLGGRKAIWPAQYQRATHREQPIHESDLRD is encoded by the coding sequence ATGAGTCTGCTGCTTGAACCCTATACCCTTCGCCAATTGACCCTGCTCAACCGCATTGCGGTATCGCCGATGTGCCAGTACTCCAGCATTGATGGACTGGCCAATGATTGGCACCTGGTCCACCTTGGCAGCCGCGCTGTCGGCGGGGCCGGCCTGGTATTTACCGAAGCCACGGCGGTGACCGCCGACGGACGCATCACCGCCGAGGACCTCGGCCTGTGGAACGATGAACAGATCGAACCGTTGCAACGCATCACTCGCTTCATTGCGGCACAAGGCGCTGTGGCCGGCATTCAGTTGGCTCACGCCGGGCGTAAGGCCAGCACCCATCGGCCGTGGATCGGTAAACATGGCAGCGTCAAACCCGAAGACGGTGGCTGGGTTCCGGTGGGCCCTTCGCCGATTGCTTTCGACCCGCAGCACACCCACCCCAAGCAGCTCGATGATGGTGAGATCGCTGAGGTCATTCAGGCCTTTGTCGCTTCAGCCCAGCGAGCACTGACCGCCGGTTTCAAAGTGGTGGAAATACACGCCGCTCACGGCTACCTGTTGCATCAGTTTCTTTCGCCCCTGAGCAATCAGCGGCGCGATCAATATGGTGGTTCATTCGAGAATCGCATCCGGCTGGTGCTGCAAGTCACCGAAGCGGTGCGTGCGGTGTGGCCTGAAGAGCTACCGCTGTTCGTGCGGGTCTCGGCCACCGATTGGGTGGAAGACGGCTGGAACCCGGATGAAACCGTGGAGCTGGCGCGACGCCTCCAAGCGTTGGGCGTAGACCTGATTGACGTCTCGTCGGGCGGTACTGCGGCCAACGCCGAAATTCCTACAGGTCCCGGTTATCAGACCCGCTTCGCCGAACGAGTGCGCAAAGAGTCAGGTATTGCCACCGGCACGGTAGGAATGATTACCGAGCCGGCGCAGGCCGAGCACATTCTGCGCACCTGCCAGGCGGACATCATCTTCCTTGCCCGTGAGCTGTTGCGTGATCCGTACTGGCCGCTGCATGCCGATGATGACCTGGGTGGACGCAAGGCCATCTGGCCGGCGCAGTATCAGCGGGCCACCCATCGTGAACAGCCGATTCACGAGTCGGATTTGCGCGACTGA